A single genomic interval of Syntrophobotulus glycolicus DSM 8271 harbors:
- a CDS encoding helix-turn-helix domain-containing protein: MGRNIAKVRQAKSLTQKELAEKAGISLSYLKKIEKGHYKKPHIKTLSIIANALETDLRKLWEEE; encoded by the coding sequence ATAGGGAGAAATATCGCCAAGGTACGTCAAGCCAAAAGCCTAACCCAAAAAGAGCTGGCTGAAAAAGCCGGAATCAGTCTAAGTTATTTAAAAAAGATCGAAAAAGGACATTATAAAAAACCACACATAAAAACTTTATCGATCATAGCCAATGCGCTGGAAACAGATTTAAGAAAGTTGTGGGAAGAGGAATGA
- the pabB gene encoding aminodeoxychorismate synthase component I: protein MREDTYIMEKIKISYTEQGILDFFAQIPYAAILDSSLTMDCLGRFTIIGYDPFLIFQSKNGRGRLRGKNIQEDAHGNPLEILRKLLQRYQNSWHEEEVPFLGGCIGYFSYDLVRFIEDLPSLNRDDIGANDLELGFYHKILVMDHHKGDIYAIGTSVGCETEEVEAAASDNLKEIKKVLKQYEEMAACSAKSNSDDQLKERASAGHDSIAGSEINHRIAEDSPNFLAANFSERGYRRMISRVREYIRCGDIFQANLSQRFTAEIDSDPSKIYALLRQASPAPFSAYLNFDQLKIISSSPERFLKIKDRAIETRPIKGTRPRGRSREEDALNRAELLNSAKDRAELTMIVDLARNDLGKVCEIGSVAVEQLREVEEYANVFHLVAAVSGKLRKDIDVVDCLYAAFPGGSITGAPKVRACEIIEELEPVKRGVYTGSIGYLGFNGEADLNIAIRTIIVKAKRAYYNVGGGIVWDSEPAKEYEETLHKGKMMMRVLCSIL from the coding sequence TTGCGGGAAGATACTTATATCATGGAGAAAATCAAGATCAGTTATACGGAGCAAGGCATTCTGGATTTCTTTGCCCAAATCCCTTATGCCGCGATTTTGGACAGTTCATTGACGATGGACTGTCTTGGTCGTTTTACCATCATTGGTTATGATCCGTTTTTGATTTTTCAGTCGAAGAACGGCCGGGGCCGCCTGCGGGGAAAAAATATACAGGAGGACGCGCACGGCAATCCCCTGGAAATCCTGCGGAAACTATTGCAGAGGTATCAAAATTCCTGGCATGAGGAAGAAGTTCCTTTCTTGGGCGGATGCATAGGGTATTTTTCTTATGATCTAGTCCGCTTTATCGAAGATCTCCCTTCCTTGAACCGTGATGACATCGGAGCCAATGATCTGGAACTGGGGTTTTATCATAAAATATTGGTAATGGATCATCATAAAGGCGATATCTACGCCATCGGGACATCGGTAGGCTGTGAAACCGAAGAGGTCGAAGCAGCCGCAAGTGATAATCTCAAGGAGATCAAGAAAGTACTTAAACAGTATGAAGAAATGGCCGCCTGCAGCGCGAAGAGCAATTCAGATGATCAGCTCAAAGAACGGGCAAGCGCAGGGCACGATAGCATTGCAGGCAGTGAGATCAATCACAGAATTGCTGAAGATAGTCCCAATTTTCTTGCCGCGAACTTTTCTGAAAGAGGATACAGGAGGATGATCAGCCGGGTAAGAGAATACATCCGCTGCGGCGATATCTTCCAGGCCAACCTTTCTCAACGATTTACGGCAGAGATAGACAGTGATCCTTCCAAAATCTATGCTCTGCTTCGCCAAGCCTCCCCGGCTCCCTTTTCAGCATATCTCAATTTCGATCAGTTAAAAATTATCAGCTCATCGCCGGAAAGATTCCTCAAAATAAAGGACCGGGCAATAGAGACCAGGCCGATCAAGGGAACCAGGCCCCGGGGGCGGAGCAGGGAAGAGGATGCCCTGAACAGGGCGGAGCTGCTGAACAGTGCAAAGGATCGTGCGGAACTGACGATGATTGTTGATCTGGCCAGAAATGATCTGGGTAAAGTATGCGAAATCGGCAGTGTGGCTGTTGAGCAATTAAGGGAAGTTGAGGAGTACGCCAATGTCTTTCATCTGGTCGCTGCGGTAAGCGGCAAACTCAGAAAGGATATAGATGTGGTGGATTGTCTCTATGCGGCCTTTCCCGGCGGCTCGATTACCGGGGCGCCTAAAGTCAGGGCCTGTGAGATCATTGAAGAACTGGAACCGGTTAAAAGAGGAGTTTATACCGGTTCGATCGGCTATTTGGGATTTAACGGAGAGGCCGATTTAAATATTGCGATCAGGACAATTATTGTGAAAGCTAAGCGGGCATATTACAATGTGGGTGGAGGCATCGTATGGGACTCTGAACCGGCAAAGGAATACGAGGAAACCCTGCATAAAGGCAAGATGATGATGCGGGTCCTGTGTAGTATTCTTTGA